A window of the Arvicanthis niloticus isolate mArvNil1 unplaced genomic scaffold, mArvNil1.pat.X pat_scaffold_587_arrow_ctg1, whole genome shotgun sequence genome harbors these coding sequences:
- the LOC117702223 gene encoding vomeronasal type-1 receptor 40-like has translation MNKANILHTDTNMKITLFSEVGVGISANSILFFTHFCMLIGENKPKPIDLYIAFLSLTQLMLLITMLLIAVDMFMSGGRWDSTTCHSLIYLHRLLRGLSPCATCMLNVLWTITLSPRSSCLTNFKHKSPHHISGAFLLLCVLYMSFSSHLFLSIIASPNLTSVNFAYVTQTCSLLSLSYYRKSMFTTSMAIREAFLIGLMALSSGYMVALLWRHKKQAQHLHSTSLSSKASPEQRASRTILLLMSFFVVLYILDTVIFYSRMKFKGVPILYCVQIIMSHSYATVSPFVFICTEKHIIKFVRLMFGRILII, from the coding sequence ATGAATAAAGCCAACATCCTTCATACTGACACCAACATGAAAATCACCTTGTTCTCTGAAGTGGGTGTTGGGATCTCAGCTAACAGTATCCTTTTTTTTACCCACTTCTGCATGCTCATTGGTGAGAACAAGCCTAAGCCCATTGACCTCTACATTGCTTTCTTGTCCCTAACCCAACTAATGCTGCTCATAACTATGCTCCTCATAGCTGTGGACATGTTTATGTCTGGGGGCAGATGGGATTCTACCACATGCCATTCCCTTATCTATTTGCACAGGCTTCTGAGAGGACTCTCCCCTTGTGCGACCTGTATGCTGAATGTCCTTTGGACCATCACCCTTAGTCCTAGAAGCTCCTGtttaacaaattttaaacataaatctCCCCATCACATCTCAGGTGCCTTTCTTTTACTCTGTGTCCTCTATATGTCTTTTAGCAGTCACCTCTTTTTATCAATTATTGCTTCCCCCAATTTGACCTCAGTGAATTTTGCATATGTTACTCAGACATGCTCACTTCTATCCCTGAGTTACTACAGAAAAAGCATGTTTACCACATCAATGGCCATCAGAGAAGCCTTTCTCATTGGTCTCATGGCCCTGTCCAGTGGGTACATGGTAGCTCTCCTATGGAGGCACAAGAAGCAGGCCCAGCATCTTCACAGCACCAGCCTTTCTTCAAAAGCATCCCCAGAGCAAAGGGCCAGCAGGACCATCCTGCTGCTCATGAGCTTCTTTGTGGTTCTCTACATTTTGGATACTGTCATCTTCTACTCAAGGATGAAGTTCAAGGGTGTCCCAATATTGTACTGTGTCCAAATTATTATGTCCCATAGCTATGCCACAGTCAgcccttttgtgtttatttgcacTGAAAAGCATATAATTAAGTTTGTGAGGTTAATGTTTGGCAGAAtattaattatttga